The Merismopedia glauca CCAP 1448/3 DNA window CGTAACAGTTAAAAACTTATCTAGGGGGGATGGTATAAGCTTTGATGATATCAAATATATCTCTGTAGAAGATCATGAAGATTTTGTTAAACGTGCCAATCCAGAGAGAGGAGATATATTAATCACCAAAGATGGAACTCTAGGAATCACAAAGGTTATAAGAACTAGTCAAGTGTTTAGCATATTTGTTTCTGTTGCTTTAGTGAAACCTGTCTGTTACGAAATGAGTGATTACCTAGAACTTGCATTTTCATCACCATTACTCCAAAAGCAGATGGTTGGTACTGGATCTGGTTTAATGCATATTCACCTAATAGATTTAAGGCGCTATAGTTTGCCTATTCCCCCACTTACAGAACAAAAAGAAATTGTCCGCCGAGTTGAAAAACTCTTCAAAGCGATAGACACAATCCAGCAAGAAACCCAAAAAGCCTTCAAACTCTGCGACAGACTCGAACAATCTACCCTCGCCAAAGCCTTCCGAGGCGAACTCGTCCCCCAAGATCCCGACGACGAACCCGCATCCGTCTTGCTAGAACGCATCGCCGCCGAAAAACAGCAAGCAGCCGCATCTAGCCCAAAATCTCGCACCAAAACCCCAAAAACCAAACAACTCACCCTCGACGATATCTAACGCCAGTTCTGGAGTCATCAGCGTCAACTTAACTGTGAAAGCTTTGCTCAGCCGTGAACTCAAGTTCACGGCTTATAGCTCAAGTCCACTCAAGTGGACTAAAACTACTCCTTAGTCCTCTTTAGAGGACTTTGGCTGTGAGACAGGGGTTGAAAACCCCTGGCGGTTGTGGCTCAAAACCAGCTTACGTTGACACCAATGAAAGCTTTACGCCCCTACAGAGGGTTAATATGTAGCATATATATAGTTATTTAATATCACACCCAAAATTTAACCTGACGGACTAAATTTGGCAGTTTTCTCGGATCTTCTCCTTGAGAAATGCGATCGCGGATCGATTCGACGAAAATATGAATAGTATCAGCAGGGGTATTGGCGAATTGAGTGCCGTATTTTTCGATTACTTGATTCTGTGTCGCCAAAATATCGACATCTTGACTAATTATATGTTGGGCTGTCCAACGGACGAAGGGAGAAGCTAATTTATTCCAGATACCGTAGTTGAATGTTACATCCGTGTAAACTAGGGTAGAGTCTTCGGTTTCGGGAATTGACTGACTGGTGATGAAAAATCTGCGATCGCTGCCAAAATCATACTCAACGCTGGTAATGTTGGGCATATGAAAACTATCTGTATGGCGGATTTCTTGCCCTTGAGGGTTTAGGAAATGACTGTACCATCCCAAATTGGTATTTTCGTTGCGATACTCCACTAAGACCGAACCATCGCACCTCTCGACTTTCATTTCTAACTGCTGCTGGCGAGATTGGCGAAAAACTCCAGGATGCACAAAAGCTGTATGGGGGATATCGATGAAATTTTCGGCGCAGTTGGTGACGTTGTTGTGAAACCGATTGATGACTCTGACAGTTTCCCACCCCGCTTGTTGATAGTAAGGCATGGCAAAGGGCGGAAAGTCTTCTGTAGGGCTAGCTAATCTGACGTAGATATAGCCATCTTGCTCTAAAGTATCGTAGCTTTTAGCACATCGACTGGGAAGATGGCTAAAATTATCGCCTTCTGTGGGTACGGCGACGATTCTGCCATTACCATCGTATACCCAGCCATGATATGGGCATTGTAATCGACCTTGACTAACTTTACCACCAGAAAGACGAGAGTTGCGATGCATACAGCGATCGCGCAAAGCGACAGGTTTCCCATCTTCTCCCCGAAAAATCGCCAGCCATTCGCCTAAAACTA harbors:
- a CDS encoding aromatic ring-hydroxylating dioxygenase subunit alpha — encoded protein: MKFEDFWYIVAESKHLKSSTVLSRIVLGEWLAIFRGEDGKPVALRDRCMHRNSRLSGGKVSQGRLQCPYHGWVYDGNGRIVAVPTEGDNFSHLPSRCAKSYDTLEQDGYIYVRLASPTEDFPPFAMPYYQQAGWETVRVINRFHNNVTNCAENFIDIPHTAFVHPGVFRQSRQQQLEMKVERCDGSVLVEYRNENTNLGWYSHFLNPQGQEIRHTDSFHMPNITSVEYDFGSDRRFFITSQSIPETEDSTLVYTDVTFNYGIWNKLASPFVRWTAQHIISQDVDILATQNQVIEKYGTQFANTPADTIHIFVESIRDRISQGEDPRKLPNLVRQVKFWV